Proteins encoded together in one Lathyrus oleraceus cultivar Zhongwan6 chromosome 5, CAAS_Psat_ZW6_1.0, whole genome shotgun sequence window:
- the LOC127080565 gene encoding uncharacterized protein LOC127080565: protein MVAGRNDDALVAALTLLAGSILQMNAGDRECDADEFRALGKFQRNNPITFEGSHEPNKAQEWLKAIEKIFRVKNCSDARKVQFGTHMFDQKAEDWWRNTIQRFDEDGIEVSWEFFRDAFMEKDFPEDVRGKKEIEFLS, encoded by the coding sequence ATGGTTGCTGGAAGGAATGATGATGCGCTTGTGGCGGCATTGACCCTGTTGGCTGGTTCCATTCTGCAAATGAATGCTGGTGATCGGGAGTGTGATGctgatgagttccgtgctttggggaaGTTCCAGAGGAATAATCCGATAACTTTTGAAGGAAGTCATGAACCTAACAAAGCTCAAGAGTGGTTGAAGGCGATTGAGAAAATATTTCGAGTAAAGAATTGTTCAGATGCGCGGAAGGTGCAGTTTGGCACTCATATGTTCGATCAAAAAGCTGAGGATTGGTGGCGCAACACTATTCAGAGATTTGATGAGGATGGCATTGAAGTGAGTTGGGAATTTTTCCGTGATGCTTTTATGGAGAAGGATTTTCCAGAAGATGTTCGTGgaaagaaggaaattgaattctTGAGTTGA
- the LOC127080566 gene encoding uncharacterized protein LOC127080566, translating to MNDLRPDIKKAMPYQQITRFYELVNKSRIYDEDSRESAAHYKSLHDKKGKGKFREKSYDGKKKAGDGKKTSEGGSHALVKCFICGVEGHHAPECPKGDVTYFKCGKQGHKSFDCRVTSNVTCYNCGKQGHISTKCNKPKKKQVKGKVFALSGVDTSTKERLIQRMCFINNMSLIAIIDIGTTHYFISLDCAKRLNLELSVMCGSMVIDTPAMGSVTTSSVCLKCPLNICDKDFEVDLVCLPLSQLDVILGMDWLRANHAYINCFAKAVLFLEPKKEGELFLSTQQVNESVRDGAEVFMLVVSLHLSENGTVGEFPVFRDFPEVFLDEVSDLPLEHGDKFMINLIPGTNPVSMASYRMSPYDLKGLKSQLEYLLDKRCIRPSVSPWGAPVLLVKK from the coding sequence ATGAATGACTTGAGACCTGATATCAAGAAGGCAATGCCTTACCAACAGATTACGAGATTTTAtgagttggttaacaagagtaGGATCTATGATGAGGATAGCCGTGAGAGTGCTGCTCATTACAAGTCCCTGCATGATAAGAAAGGAAAAGGGAAATTCCGAGAGAAGTCGTATGATGGTAAGAAGAAAGCTGGTGATGGCAAGAAGACGAGTGAGGGAGGATCTCACGCTCTTGTAAAGTGCTTCATATGTGGTGTTGAGGGACATCATGCTCCCGAGTGTCCTAAGGGCGATGTGACTTATTTCAAGTGTGGCAAGCAAGGTCACAAATCTTTTGATTGCAGAGTTACTTCGAATGTGACTTGCTACAACTGTGGTAAGCAAGGGCACATTAGTACCAAGTGCAACAAGCCGAAgaagaagcaagtcaaaggaaAAGTGTTTGCATTGTCCGGTGTTGATACTTCTACCAAGGAGAGATTGATTCAACGTATGTGCTTTATTAATAATATGTCTTTGATTGCTATTATTGATATTGGTACGACACATTATTTtatttctttggattgtgctaagagattGAATCTTGAATTATCTGTTATGTGTGGAAGCATGGTTATTGATACTCCGGCTATGGGTTCAGTGACTACTTCATCTGTTTGTTTGAAATGTCCATTGAATATTTGTGACAAAGATTTTGAAGTTGATTTAGTGTGTCTTCCATTGAGTCAACTTGATGTTATTTTGGGAATGGACTGGTTGAGGGCCAACCATGCCTATATCAATTGTTTTGCAAAAGCTGTTCTTTTTCTTGAGCCAAAAAAGGAAGGTGAATTATTCTTGTCTACTCAACAAGTGAATGAATCTGTGCGAGATGGTGCTGAAGTGTTTATGTTGGTGGTAAGTTTACATCTTAGTGAAAATGGAACAGTGGGTGAATTTCCAGTTTTTCGTGATTTTCCTGAAGTGTTTCTTGATGAGGTTAGCGATTTGCCGCTTGAACATGGAGATAAGTTCATGATTAATTTGATTCCTGGTACTAATCCGGTATCGATGGCTTCGTATCGGATGTCACCGTATGATTTGAAAGGTTTGAAGAGTCAGCTAGAGTATTTGCTTGATAAGAGGTGTATTCGcccaagtgtgtcaccgtggggtgcacctgtcTTGTTAGTTAAGAAGtaa